TGGTGCTATAGTCCGAAGTTTCCAAACATCCTATTGTTATTTATAGTATAGAATTAATAATAAACATGAAAATTGAATATATGTTGAAAGATGCTAGGTATAGGAGAAATTACTGTATTTATTGTTACGACGCATCATTGTTGCAATAATTATATTCTTGTCAACTTTAGCTAATGCCCATCGTAGAGCATTTCTCTGCAGGAGATCGGTCCATACCCCCATGACAATTAGATTCCACCTATAAAACACATAATAATTGTTTGATTAAAACCTAACAAATGTTTAATGTTTTAAAAAGAATGTAACTGTGAATTAATGTGTAACTATGAATTAATATGACCTGGAATCCATTAGTACAGCCTCTCTGTATGGCCTTCCACCGATATACTTTAATGGCTCCAAATGAACAACTATGCCAATAATGTCTGAGCCATTCACATGTGATTAGTTACCTTTGAATAATTTGCAAACTTAAGATGTTAAGTTATATACCATATGGAGGGAAGGGTGATTACCTACGAACGTCTTATGCGGTTGTTGGTAAACATCATGAAATGGCATAAGATATTTTGGAAATGGAGGAAATTGAATTGGTTTAGTGAATGGCTCCACAATAGTATGTGTTATCAATCCCAACTCTAGCCCATGCGCAATATTCCGAAATTGAACCTCCGCCCAGTTTAGACAGAATGCCACTTTATACAATGTATATGTGTATCCTTGTTTGAGTAAGACGTCGAACCGTTCGACATTATTGCCGTTTGAAATTGCTTCGATTTTGGCTCCCTAGATATTTTTTTGAGAATACATGTCGTATAAGTCAAAAAAGTCTATGATATAATAACATGATTATATTGACTCTATTTTAAAGCTTGATGAAGTGACTCACAGTGATGTCCTGTAGGATGAAGTGTTGACTATTACGATGCCTAGGAAACTTAACAACTACCCTCGCAAAGACACTCTTTACTTGTGGTAAGTTATTGAAACCTTGAATATCGTCAAATAGCACGAAACTACATAAAACACGAACTTTATCTTAGATTCTTCATTAATATATAGATAGATAGATGTGACAAGTGAACCATGTACTTACGGAGGAAAGGGACGCAAGTCTGCAACCGTCCTATTTTGGTTAAGTGTAACTGATGTCATTGATCCTATAGGATCGCTCATGACATCATTGCAAAGATACAAAATATCATGAAAAGGATTAGATGAGATAACAGAAAAACAATAGTAGTGTAACACATGTAAGATTTTATTGTAAAAATTGCACATGTCTTATGTTGATTTAACTTGACCGTTATTTATGTTTTGCAGTTAAACTACATTGTTTTTTGTTATCATACAAATTAGAACGGCATTGGACTACAAGAATTTAGCAAAATGCTGAAGAGCATTGTTACATATATAAGATATTGTAGTAATGCTACTCTGCACTGACTTTTGAAATGTTAGTTATGACCACCTAGTAAACTATGTGTGAAGTATACTTCAGTTGCCCATGTAGAAAGACACGTACTACGTGTCTACGTGGTCCGAATATCCGGCCCAGGCATGAACGGTCGGTTACACCGGTCAATCCTCCTCTTGAGCCTGGACGCAGCACGGCCTCAGAGCACGGCGCGCCGGCGCGGGACGACAGCATGACGCCGCCGTCCATCTTCCACCACCCTTGACGACATTGATGAGTTTTTTAGAAGTAGGGAATATGTTCAGGATGAGATGGAGGACAACAAGAGTCCTAAGggtgagttctgacttctggagtTGTATTTTTACATACATAAGAATTGCTTCATTGACTACATTTTTGTTAGGATAGTGACTACATTTGTGTTTTGGAGATTTACCCCACCTGAACAGTGAGACTGTGCGAGCCAAGGGCAGCCATTACAACATTTTTGTGTTTAGATTTTACAACAAACTGGAGTAGTTTAAACCTATATAATTCTAATATCGGAAGTCCAAACTCACTAAATCTACCAATGGCACTGCAATAGATGACAGTTCATGAGCTTATGTCAAACAAAATGTCGATGTTATGAGCGCCATCAGCAGTGGTGCAAAGTAGAATGTGTACTTTTACTCCTATCGCCACATTCTATTGTATCACCCAACTGGCTTTGACCAAATCACAGCAATTGATGCTCAAACAGATATTAACAATAACTGGGTGCACATTTACTGCCTTGGTAAACTTGTTAGTCATGTTAGCCTGTTCGCTGCGGCTTTAATCCACCGGCTTGTTTTTGTTGCTACTTAAAGATGACTGATTGTTGCACAATGTTGCTTTTTATGAAAGAATGCACTGATTGCTGTTTGGCCAATTGGTTGAAATAACAAATTAGTTTAGAGCAACTTTGTTCTTCACCTTGCATCATTcttatatttatttttattatgCATAGTGACATTTTCTGTTATACTTCAGGCCGTCAGAAGTTGTTCTCAAATGAGGAGAAGATTCTTCTAAACAAGCGAGTGCCTGATCTGGAAACAGCTACTTCTGTAAGAAATCTGTATTTAGAAAAGTTCAGTTGTTGTAGTGTTATTAATAATTTGCTTTTGAATCATGAGAACCATAGAGATTTTTATGTTTAAAATTTGCCTCTTCACCTGTCTGTAGACTGATTTTTGTTATTTCAAGTTTAGTTTTCACGTGTAATGTGACCTTGTATCTATTCCTTGCAGAGTAAATGGCTTCCACTTCACACCCTTGCTGCATCCGGTGATTTGTATCTATTGAATAGCCTTTTAAAACATAACGTGGACATAAATGCGCTTGATAAGGTAATTGCCACCGCTTGACTGCAAAATAGCTATACAGCTTCTTTGTTTTTAGATCATTATTGTTCATTGGATTTTTTTGCTGGTTTCCTCAGGATGGCTTACCAGCGATCCACAAAGCAATTCTTTCAAAGAAGGCTGCTATTATCAATTATCTTTTAAGGAACTCAGCAAATCCATTCATCCAAGATAAGGTAAGTACAACCCTTTTTTAGCATGCTTGTAAACACTAAACAGTTTGTAGTTTGTACAGAGCCTAACGCAAGCAAAGTTATTTAGGCATGTCTTCATGGCTTTAGGTTCCTTGATGACTCGTAAACAGTTTATACAGAGCCTCATTATTGTGATGAGGTGTCATGCTCTGGAATTCCCATCAAAACCCAGGAGGAGCACTCATCCTTATCCCTGCAAAGACAGTCTAATCTATCTCCTGTCTCCATGGAAGATTATTGCACTTCTCTGTTTCTAGATTCGCCACAAAGTAAATAGTGAGCTGGTTTTGTGCCCTTCTCGGTCATTGGCAGAAACCAATCCTCCATCACATTTTGTTCAGTCCAAACAACTGGTTGTAGGTAGGTACATTTGCTCCATGTTGCcactaacccccccccccccccaatacCTTTTTCACGTGAAAGTTTCTTTATATTTGAAGATTACTGTATATTACTATTTTCCATACAATCTGATTTTCTTGATTGTTAGACAAGGATCTGTCTGTTCTCACCTCTTGTATTTGGAATCCCTAATGTGTGAAGTATACTTCAGTTGTCCACCTACATATTCCCTATGGTTTCATCATAAGCTACTTCATCATTCCCTGATTACTACTCTCTCGTTGGTGTTCAGGTGCTGCCATATTTTTATATACCTTGTTCGGAGGAGCTGATTTGTAATATAGAAAAAGGTGATTTGTAGCTTGTTACATATGCACCCCTTGTACAGATTGGAGACCGCTTATGTTTTTGCTGTTTTCATGCCTTTTGTTATATTATTTCTTGTTTTATTCTACATGTTGTTTATAAATATATTAGATTGGCTATCTTCCTAGAGAAGGGATAAGCTACGCGATTATATAACTGCATTCAGTCTCCAAAAACTGTTACTGGATGAAGCCACACTTTATGACGCACCCCACTACTGGAAGTTTGTTAGTGGGCCTGAACCAGGGCAGACCCAGTGCCGGAGACAAGAGTGGGGTCTAGAGAAGGGATAATCCGAGACAAGCCTTGTCTCTGTGGAGCTGTTTCGAACCTGTGACCAGTGACTCAGTGAGGCAGCTCTCACCATTGCACCAGACCTGCTTTTATTGTTGTTTGAATCAGCAATGTTAAACAATTGTAAAAAAATGTTTGCTTTCTGGCTATGTTTATTTTACCCGAGTTTTGCAATCTGATGAATACGTTGGTACATATCAAATGGCAGTCAGAATGTCTATGATCAAGGGTGTCTAAGTAGCTTTCAATAAGTAGTCTATGCGAAGATATAAAGACCTATAAGGCATCCCCAAAAGCATATTTACGATAAATTTGGGTACCATTGGTATCAAACAGGTAAGGTTATCATAACTGGAAAAAATGATTGAATTATATGTTTGTCAATATTTTTGGATGTTTGGCTACATAATCATAAGGTATTTATAGTGTTTGTTGTTagcagacttatatcttaatgaaAGGATTAAAGAGAATAAAGGGTCTATTGAGGCTATTATATATATCTTGATGATTAAAGAGTGTAAAGGGTCTGTTGAGGCTAAAGCACTAATATTAAGTAGAAAAGTATGGAGAAAAGAGCAAAAGGTATGAATTAGACATTTCGGTAGGGAAGGTTTTATGCATAGTCACAACAAGAAGTATAACCGCCTTGGTGGTGAGCAGCAAGAGATGAGATAGTAGAGATGTTTTGGAAATCTAATTAACAGAATATTTTAAAGCACTTTGGCAAATCTAATTTGCAACAGATACTTATACTTAATTACTTTATCCTGTTCCACACTTAGTGTGGAAACATACACAGCAAATCGTTATAGGAAGTGTTTGACATTAGCATATATTTACACATGCATATACTTAATTACTTTATCATGATCGTGTGTCACCATGATTATATTGACTTCATTAGAAAACATAAACAtaaaactataaacataaacataaAACTATATTACCTGATCAGGATTGAGAAGTTGCCTTATGTCTGTCCAGTCCCACACTTTATAGACAAAACCTATTGCTACCTTGGAGCACCCAACAGTTTGCAACCAGTGAGCCAGTAGTGACCATCAAGCTGGAAATAAAAAGAATTGGGACATGAACTGTCAATGCAACAGAGATAAAAACAAAAGGAATAAATTCGATAAACGGCATGAACATAATCATGTGTCATTAGCTTTGTACACAATAATTAAAACACTCTTCGACACCAAATAAAAACAACACAGTTactggaaaataggaagtttctcTTAAGCAGTTGCACGGTATTGTAGAGAAAAATGTCTCCTATCGTCATGTCCTATGACCCAACCGTGCTTATCTCATTCTGAACATATTTAGCTGGAGCAGTTCAGGTTGTTGAGGGCATAAACTTCAATGTCTTAAGACGGCGCCAGTATTTTTAGTACCAAATCACCCAGTGCGTAGGTATGCTCCTAGGTACACCGCAAGCATATTCCTCCCTTCCAAGGCTCTCTCCTCTGTTCTGACCCatcaccctctccctctctctgtttCTGTTCTGGctcccatccatccatccatccatccgttCGTTCGTCTCGTTGCTTCTTCAGAGcagaaaaaaagagagagaagatGATGATGCAGATCGATGCACGCACTGCGACGACGacgaccaccaccaccacccaaagACCGTCACGAAGAATTTACTTACAGATTCATTCACGAACTATACGGTTTAGACTTTGGACTCACAAAATAATATAATTGGCATGTAGCGGGAAAACAAATAATGCTGCAGCAAAGGGTACACCCTTTGTAGTTACCTTATGCTGTCTCATAGCTTAATTGGCTGTTGTTTAAGTACTCAGTTCTCAGTGGTTTAATCTTACCTGATAGGTGGTAATGGCTCTAAAAGTGCTCGTGCTGAGTCTGTGGCTGAATTTATGGGTAGGAATGAAACAATTCCGTCTATGAAGGTAGGGTCTTGCATAAACTGGATCTATTTTCTCTTCATGACTGTTGCTGATGCACGTGTTATTCCTACCATTCGTTTTTGTTGTTCAATCCAATCATATGTGGTGAAAGCATCAAAATTAGATACATAAGTGATAGGATTCAGGGTTCCACATCTTTTCTATATGCTTTAAAAACATTGAAGAACCCCAATTTATTAACCAAAAACAAGCTGATTCATGCAAACTCGGGCATTTCCTTGAAAACATATTTTAGATAGCATGGTTCTCTTAAAGTTAACTTCTGAATTGTTGTGCTAGTGACCATACATAATTGTTTCTAGATTAATGGGTTCATTTCTGGGTGCCTGTTGTTGCCAGTGTTTTTCAGACACTGTTGTACCTGAAAGTATAAGAAGCTGACACTGGTATTTATTATAATGGCATCTGTCAGGACTTGCTGGCTCGGAATGCAATGTTAGCAGAAGAGTTACTGAGAACTGGTGGTGGTACGACCACAGATACTTCACAGAAACCGAGCAGTGGCCGAGAAAGGGTCCAGAGTGAAGCTCTCAGACAAGAACTGGAGGGGGCAAAACGACAGATAGGGGCACTCAAAAGTGAGAAGTCCCAGATTGAAGCTGAAGCTAACAACCAAAGAAACTTTTCAGTAAAACTGGAGTCTGATCTCAAGAGCTTGTCAGAAGCTTACAACAGCATAGAGCAGGCCAACTACCGCTTGGATGCCGAGGTAAAAGCCTTGCGGCAGGGAGGCAGCGTGCCATATCCTGACGTGGAAGCAATAAAAGCGCAAGCTAAGGAAGAGGCTGAgaaggaaagtgaggcagaactgAATGATCTACTCGTCTGCCTTGGGCAGGAGCAAACGAAGGTCGAGAAGCTGAGCACAAGGCTGACAGAGCTCGGCGAAGATGTGGATACCCTTCTGCAGGGTATTGGCGATGACACTGCCATTCCAGATGATGacgatgaagatgaagatgatgaaGAGTGATTGGTTTATGTAACCTGCAGGTCTGCTGGTGTAATCTACCTTCATGTTGGGTCATGATATTGCGATGGCAACTGGCAAATGTACAGTGGATGACAAATGCACCGTTCCAAGTTTAAGTTATTTCTAGAGAATGTGACTAAATAGCCTCTTGTTTTCGGTTAATAAATTAAGATATAAAATCATTATCATTTCAACAGAGAATAAAACATGACAGGATGACATCTTTGTATGGATTGGGTGTACATCCATTTAGTGCATATTTGGTGTCCCACAACAAGTTAAGGCCTCAAACAGAAGAGGGTGAATTATCTCCTAATGGTGAAATGAAAGAGGAACACTTCTGTGTTTGCTCAGATGAAGCTATAGATGGAACTTCTAAACAAAATGAAGGTTCTACCAGCAGATTTAATGGAAATGAATCATTTTATGTTCTGTTCAGGCTACATCAAGTTAGTTTCTTTTTCTTCAATAACCTCTATATAAGTTTGTGCTTATGTGGTCTCATTGGCTAACCTTTATTGATtgcagatcttttatatgagagaatattgtcaGCTAAGACAAACTGTTCCACATCAAACAATAACTGGAAAGCTTCAAGGCACATAAATTCTCCAGATCAATATTCAAAGTATTTTAGTGCAGGTTTATCAGTGCACTATACAACTTACTTGATGGTTCTTCTGAGGAGAAGCCCGCGGCGGAGAAGACGACCGCCGGGAAGAAGCCCAAGGCGGAGAAGCGGGTCCCCGCGGGCAAGTCTGCCGGCAAGGAGGACGGCGAGAGCAAGCGTGGCAGGAAGAAGGGAAAGAAGAACATAAACATAAAATTGTTATAGGGAGTGTTTGACATTAGCATATATTAACACATGCATATACTTAATTACTTTATCCTGTTTCACACGTAGTTAGAAAACATTAACATCAAATTGTTATAGGGAGAGTTTGACATTAGCACAAATCAATATACATGATAAAAACGAATTCCACAAGCAGAAACTATATTACCTTGGAGCACCCAACAGTTTGCAACCAGTCAGCCAGCAGTGACCATCAAGCTGGAGATAAAATGCTTAGTCTGAAAAAGCAAATGCATAATAAGTTAATCACTTGGACAGTATTGCAGATGCTCAGCATTAAAAATCGGTTTCCCAAGATATATTAGGATATACTGGGATACAATGCATTCGAACATGGAATTTTGACAATGTATTACTAACTGATGGATTGTCTGAGCCTAAAATCAACTTAGTTAAACTGCATCTTCCTGTTTTCTTCCTAAAATGTTATCTTAGTGTCTGAGCCTAGAATAGAATAGATAAGTTAATACAAAGGTAACTAATAGCAACCGAATAGTACTCCACTCAATTTTGCTACATTGCAATCTCACATCAAAACTTGATAACTTGATATATTGCAGCTGCACAAGACTCCACTCAATAGTAATGATAAGTTTAGTGGTTTCACGGAAACAAACAGTGGTAGGAGTATGCATACGAATCAACTTCACTGAAGCAAAACATGTGGCCTAATGTAACTTGCTAAGATACGTAGTAGAGCATATGAGCACAGATATAAAGTGGTCTAGATATACAGGAGCAGTATAATTTAACACGTGAAGTCTGAAGCTATCTGAATATGGCTATGGGCTATGGCTAGAACATAAAAACATGTGGATGTATAAACCAGATAGGTGCAGGCCCAAAATTCATCCCCACCCATACAGCAAAAACCGATGTGTGTTATTTATTGTTGAGACAGATTAAAATTTGTTTAAATTAATATAACAAGTGCGTTGTAGATCGAATTAGTGTGATATACATGGTAAAAATGAATTCCACGAGCAGAAACTATATTACCTGATCAGGATTGAGAAGTTGCCTTATGTCTGTCCAGTCCCACACTTTATAGACAAAACCTTTTGCTACCTTGGAGCACCCAACAGTTTGCAACCAGTGAGCCAGTAGTGACCATCAAGCTGGAAATAAAAAGAATTGGGACATGAACTGTCAATGCAACAGAGATAAAATAAAAACAAAAGGAATAAATTCGATAAACGACATGAACATAATCATGTGTCATTAGCTTTGTACACAATAATTAAAACACTCTTCGACACCAAATTTCCAATAACAGTCGGTATACATGATTAATTGGTCAAAAAAGACGACATACAAGACGCAGCTGATGTATTCCTTAGTGAGCAAGTGAGGAATTTCTTTGACACAGTTTCTTTTTCCTGCTTAGTACGGTGGTTGCTCTCTTGCTGGCTGGCTTTGGCTAAAGCAGCTGGTCGTCATCGATTCAGCTCGGAGCTCAAGACGCAAGGAACATGGCTTTTCCACAGCCAAATGCTGATCGAGGCCACTTTTTGTACATGCTCTTGCTAGCTAACAACATCCAAAACAACTTGAAGTAGACGCCTTACCCCGGCATTTGCACGGTATTTTCAAGAAAAATGTCTCCTATCGTCATGTCCTATGACCCAACCATGCTTATCTCATTTTGAACATATTTAGCTGGAGCAATTCAGATTGTTGAGGGCATAAACTTCAATGTCTTAAGACGGCACCGGTAATTTTAGTACCAAATCACCCCAGTGCAAAGAACCGTTGGTAACCGAGGAATTCCATTGCAACCATTTCAATTCCTATGAACTTAAAGTTGAATACTTATAAGATTTTAATTGACTCAGAAACAGTACTTCCTGTATCAGAAACACAGAACACAAAAAATGGAACATTTCAGACGAGCTGGATGCCCATTTTAATTTCAGACTCCAACACTCATTCAGTTGGACACACGCATTCATCATCACCCATTACCGGATCGTCTCGCCAACAACCCAGCGCACAATGCTATAATCTAAAAGCTGCTACACGTAACAGGGAGAAATACCAAGTGGTGGGAGGCACCCTTACCTAGTATGCTAGCGCGCAGGGGCCTGCCCACAACAGAACGCAGGTACCTAGGTCCGGTGAGCGATTGCCCGAGTTTCCACCGGTTGTTCATCAAATTGGCAGTGGAGGTAGCTTCCCCGAGACCAGGCGAACACCAATTACCGTGCCCAAACCCAAGGACCAACAAAAGCTCTACCCCAAATGGAAGTATCCACGCTAATTTAGCCAATATAGCTGCTCGGCTCCGATCCAAACCCAAGGACAGACAAAAACTCTACCCTAAATGGAAGTATCCACGCTAATGCGCTGGGGGTGGCTAGAGGATTGGTCTATCTTCACCACGAGTAGAGGAGCATACCTTCCACAAGCTCGGTGGCGGCGCCGACCTCGTTCCCTCTCTCTTTTTCCACGAACGCGAGCTCTCGGCGTCTGCTCAAACTGCTCTGTATACGTCGCGCCCACGTTTATCCTCATCATCGAAGTGGATGGAGTGGAGCAGTTTGGAGGGAGATCGTGGGGGATTGCAGGGAGAGCTGGTGCAGCTGTGGAGGTCGTGGTGCTAGCGATGACGGCGCGCGGGAGTGGAGCGGAGGAGACGCTGCGCGCCGGGTGGGCCTGTTTGTGCGACGCTGCGCGCGGGGGTGGGCCTGCACTTGGCTGTTTCATTTTTCCTTGTTCCTTAGATGTGCTTATTATCTACTTAGTTATGTTTGGTCTTATTTCCCTATTGTTTCCATTAACTTACACGATTTAAGTGGACAAAGTTCAACAAAATGTGCCTAAATCCAATAGCGGTTTAATAACTATGGAGTATAAGCCTGGTTAACAACTTAACATAAGTGCAATATTTTGTCAACTTAACACTTGAAATTGGATAACTGGTACATCTTGCATGAATGAAAATTACTTGTAGTTGATTCTAGCTTATCAGTTAAAGCACAGTCTTTTGAGAGGAAAAAAATGGCCTCTTTTGACTGTTCGTTCTCTCCCATGGTTCCAGTATACCACAATATGCACTCAGTTGGGGGTTCTGTGATAGTATCTTTACCTCAACAAAAGCTTGCTGATCTATAACATTGTAAATGATACCACAGAAGGCTCTCACGTCCATACTTGAGGGTGGTCCGTTGAAGGCCTTTTATTTTCTATTCTATGTTTACCAACCGTGATAACTGATATGTATTATAATATAATATATAgttaggtgcccgtgcgttgcaacggctcacaaattattaataataatataatacTCATACGTTGCGACGACATATAGTCATAGAAATGCTAAATCAATATAAATCATATGCCACGTGCACAACCAATGTGGTAGTTAAAATAATTTAATATACCAATTTTGATGAACAATTCAATATATATagttatgtgcccgtgcgttgcgacggaagtAATTTTTTTTTATAAAATTTAGATAAGGAACGACAAACATTACTATGATGTGCAAAATACGAGTgacaaacattatcaatatcgtATAGATTATTTCTAAAGAGTCAATATATAATTTTTAATGACAGAATTTTTTTTAGCGATATTGATAAGTCTCTGTTATATGTTTGCAGGGATGACATATCGACATGAATTATTCTTATAACTTAACAGATTAATCACAACCCGTGATATAATAATTCTTTGATGACTAACTCTTCTGCCGTAGAGTCCTTATGGTACTTTGAAAGTTTTGTGTCGCCGACGATGAACTCGAACGGCGTCAACGACTTTTCGGAGTCGTGAACATAAGGCGCACACGAACAACGAGCTCGGCGAGACTTTCGGTGTCGGCTGCACGACACACGTCGAGCTGGCAGTAGCGAACGAAGGTGGCGAGGCGACGACGCAGAACCAGGCGCGTGGCGCGGGTGGCGACGACAAGCGATGCAAAAGGAGAAGCGAGCAGGAGATGTGGCTCTgttgtggtggaggaagaaggTCGTGAACCTGCAATTTATAGAGCAGAGAGAGGTGAGGGCGTCAGGAAAAGAGATCGATGCTGCTAGTAAGAAACGAGTCTGTCTATTGGGAAAACAAATATGAGGAAGATGGGAGTAATTCACGTGCAAGGGAAGGagatcaagagaggaaacaaacctgACGGCCGCTATGTTTCCTACATATATTAGCTACTGGCATGAAAACAGATCGAGTACAAAGGGCATGCAAAAACAGATCGTTGGTCCAGGTGAGTCACGGTTCAACTCGATGCGGTATGTGCTGTTAGCTCTTACAGGGAACAATGGCCAAGGAAGCGCCAAAATTACTCTGGATTTAATAACCAGCTATTTCAGATGTGCATACAGTACAAGTTACATGATGAACACAACCACTACCGATCAGGCTCCAAATGGTCACATTAAATATGTTGTTTTGCTGTACAATTCTTTGAACTATTATACTCCTATTACCTCGTGTACTTTTATAAAAAAAACCTAACAAACCACGATTACACATACGGTTGGATTTAGATCCAACGGACTAAAAGAACTGTTTGCACGCTTGCATCTAATGACTGTTTGCATATTAGTTGTTACCCTTAAACAGTTCTATTAGTGGTTGCTGTGCTTATCTAGATGGGTACTATCTGTCCTAAATTGTAGGTTTTGTTACACGTCTTTATATACTATAGATCTAGATATATAATTAAAACTATGTATTTAGAAATGTCAAAACACAGCTTCGATTGGTTTGTAATTGCTCACAGCCTGTGCCATGAGATGG
This portion of the Zea mays cultivar B73 chromosome 2, Zm-B73-REFERENCE-NAM-5.0, whole genome shotgun sequence genome encodes:
- the LOC103625748 gene encoding uncharacterized protein, whose product is MDGGVMLSSRAGAPCSEAVLRPGSRGGLTDKVRVLCSFVLFDDIQGFNNLPQVKSVFARVVVKFPRHRNSQHFILQDITGAKIEAISNGNNVERFDVLLKQGYTYTLYKVAFCLNWAEVQFRNIAHGLELGLITHTIVEPFTKPIQFPPFPKYLMPFHDVYQQPHKTFVDIIGIVVHLEPLKYIGGRPYREAVLMDSRWNLIVMGVWTDLLQRNALRWALAKVDKNIIIATMMRRNNKYSNFSYT